A stretch of the Cydia strobilella chromosome 23, ilCydStro3.1, whole genome shotgun sequence genome encodes the following:
- the LOC134751832 gene encoding uncharacterized protein LOC134751832, which yields MDNRSSKNKPQAHPAASIANGEATQARQAVPATVRQANNSACPQPSSSGEQTGSNSFQDWQEVDRRPRQRPTGGKSRPAGPVTSSTSNPSRPVQCQGGVAKKMKKNKNQRRAARLARELELAMATTYNPKPAPNKPTAAGRPPPKGKGSTLPPKAGMSASTPKGPAAGPPKRCPVKFAQAAAKRKPDESCSPKGDYKKQRLVSPSQPGVSKTQATASDLTIVITDAKSGKISADQSNAILRGLHQAIAEEARKNIVGATPPKFKGKPIFAEGQLRIFAEDENSAAWSQQCVKALTLPNISLTAVRQSEMARRVKCGLLIPNINNSSWEDVRQAADGLKYQNEWAKVGTWSIIEILRQDQGWFVAFTISEDLVSAFMERGRSLNCGVGNVYLRFRGPGGKYVDQPPTLQGSTLRVTDAQVPTQQAAGTPEQSKSVSGETVAPSLTSKPTIPELSSEGEDLSAWIESGSANMLKEGGEIGYFAPTTDNMYTV from the coding sequence ATGGATAACAGGTCGTCAAAAAATAAACCCCAGGCTCATCCAGCGGCGTCCATCGCTAATGGTGAGGCCACACAGGCGAGACAAGCTGTTCCAGCAACAGTGCGTCAAGCCAACAACTCGGCTTGTCCGCAACCCAGTTCATCTGGTGAGCAGACTGGCTCAAACTCCTTCCAGGACTGGCAGGAAGTGGACCGCAGGCCCAGGCAGCGACCCACTGGTGGGAAATCTCGCCCTGCCGGACCTGTGACGTCTTCAACTTCTAACCCATCCCGCCCTGTTCAATGTCAAGGAGGGGTGGCTAAGAAGATGAAGAAGAACAAGAACCAGCGGCGTGCGGCTCGGCTAGCACGAGAGCTGGAGCTGGCCATGGCCACCACATACAACCCCAAACCGGCGCCGAACAAGCCGACGGCTGCTGGCAGACCTCCGCCGAAGGGGAAAGGTTCCACCCTACCCCCCAAGGCTGGAATGTCGGCCAGTACCCCTAAGGGTCCGGCCGCAGGTCCACCCAAACGATGCCCCGTAAAGTTCGCACAAGCCGCTGCTAAAAGGAAACCAGACGAGTCCTGCTCCCCCAAAGGAGATTACAAAAAGCAGCGACTGGTGAGCCCCAGCCAACCGGGCGTGTCGAAGACACAAGCAACGGCGTCTGACCTGACAATCGTCATTACTGACGCAAAGTCGGGGAAGATCTCCGCGGATCAATCAAATGCCATTCTCCGCGGGTTGCACCAAGCAATTGCGGAGGAGGCAAGAAAAAACATCGTGGGAGCCACGCCACCAAAATTCAAGGGCAAGCCTATCTTCGCTGAGGGGCAGCTGAGGATCTTTGCGGAAGACGAAAACTCGGCCGCCTGGTCTCAGCAGTGCGTCAAGGCCCTAACCTTGCCAAACATCTCCCTGACGGCTGTTCGCCAGTCGGAGATGGCAAGGAGAGTTAAATGCGGGCTCCTAATACCCAACATAAACAATTCGTCCTGGGAAGACGTCCGGCAGGCAGCTGACGGACTAAAGTATCAGAACGAATGGGCCAAGGTCGGTACCTGGTCCATTATTGAGATACTGCGGCAAGACCAGGGGTGGTTTGTCGCCTTTACAATCTCCGAGGACCTTGTCTCCGCCTTCATGGAAAGGGGCAGATCCCTGAACTGTGGGGTGGGCAATGTCTACCTCAGGTTCAGGGGTCCTGGGGGCAAATACGTGGACCAGCCTCCCACCCTGCAGGGTTCTACCCTAAGGGTAACGGATGCACAGGTCCCAACCCAACAGGCCGCGGGCACCCCCGAGCAGAGCAAGTCTGTCTCCGGGGAGACAGTTGCCCCCTCATTGACATCCAAGCCGACGATACCCGAACTCTCATCCGAGGGTGAGGACTTGTCGGCTTGGATAGAATCGGGGTCAGCCAACATGTTGAAGGAGGGAGGGGAGATAGGCTATTTCGCCCCTACCACCGACAACATGTATACGGTTTAG